From a single Candoia aspera isolate rCanAsp1 chromosome 2, rCanAsp1.hap2, whole genome shotgun sequence genomic region:
- the DNAJC25 gene encoding dnaJ homolog subfamily C member 25, which translates to MAAAPRALGSSGGQLRWRAGRWPLLLWALLCLCLRPAEALVEGLYCGKLVCYDVLGVSRDASKSEIARAYRQLALRYHPDRQREPGPDGKGAESAQEKFLLIATAYETLKDEETRKDYDYMLDHPEEYYSHYYHYYSRRLAPKVDVRIVILVTVCAISVFQFFSWWNSYNEAINYLATVPKYRIQATEIARQQGLLNRAKEKGKSRRSKEEIRKEEEEIIKDVIKNKIDIKGGYQKPQICDILLFQIILAPFYLCKYIAWYFGWIYCFNIKRQEYGEEEKLYIIRKYMKMSQSQFDTLEDHQKESFLERQLWIRENYELYKQEQEEELKKKMAMDPRWKRYRRWMRNEGPGRLTFIDD; encoded by the exons ATGGCGGCGGCGCCGCGAGCGCTAGGGAGCTCGGGGGGACAGTTGCGGTGGCGGGCGGGCCGCTGGCCGCTGCTGCTATGGGCCCTCCTGTGCCTCTGCCTGCGGCCGGCGGAGGCCCTGGTGGAGGGCTTGTACTGCGGGAAGCTGGTGTGCTACGACGTGCTCGGCGTCAGCCGCGATGCCAGCAAGTCTGAAATCGCCCGCGCGTACCGGCAGCTGGCCTTGCGCTACCATCCGGACCGGCAGCGGGAACCCGGTCCGGATGGCAAAGGAGCCGAGAGCGCCCAGGAGAAATTCCTGCTGATCGCTACCGCCTACGAGACCCTCAAG GATGAAGAAACTCGTAAGGATTATGATTATATGCTGGATCATCCTGAGGAGTATTACAGCCATTACTATCACTATTATTCTAGAAGATTGGCACCCAAGGTGGATGTCAGAATAGTAATTCTTGTCACTGTTTGTGCCATTTCTGTATTTCAA TTCTTTAGTTGGTGGAATAGCTACAATGAAGCTATCAACTACCTAGCAACCGTGCCAAAATATCGCATACAAGCTACTGAGATTGCCAGGCAACAGGGGCTGTTGAACAGAGCCAAAGAAAAGGGCAAAAGCAGACGATCCAAGGAAGAAATCcgcaaagaagaagaagaaataatcaaAGAcgtaataaaaaacaaaatagatatCAAGGGTGGCTACCAGAAGCCCCAGATCTGTGACATCCTCttgtttcaaattattttagcTCCTTTTTATCTGTGCAAGTACATTGCATGGTATTTTGGGTGGATTTATTGTTTCAATATCAAAAGGCAAGAGTATGGTGAAGAAGAGAAATTGTACATCATACGCAAATACATGAAAATGTCACAATCCCAGTTTGACACGTTGGAAGATCATCAGAAGGAGTCTTTCCTTGAACGGCAGCTTTGGATAAGAGAAAATTATGAG ctttacaaacaagagcaagaggaagagctgaagaaaaaaatggcaatggACCCTCGATGGAAAAGATACCGGCGATGGATGAGGAATGAAGGACCTGGAAGACTGACATTTATCGATGACTGA